In the genome of Candidatus Nitrosotenuis sp. DW1, one region contains:
- a CDS encoding AAA family ATPase codes for MPKLIVCLTGMPGAGKSTIASGLQQKGFTSINMGDAVRSEAKRRNLEPTGQNLGRLMLDLREKNGQGAVAELIKDQIINSKSDVVIIDGVRSNAEIEVLKKIATVKLLAIHASTNTRFNFLTVRARSDDPHDRTMFDERDSREIGVGISASIALADETISNNNLTVSELIDTAYDLIQKWLK; via the coding sequence TTGCCAAAACTAATCGTATGTCTTACGGGAATGCCAGGAGCTGGCAAGTCAACAATTGCATCTGGTTTGCAGCAAAAAGGGTTCACAAGCATCAACATGGGAGATGCTGTTAGATCTGAAGCAAAAAGAAGAAATCTTGAACCAACAGGCCAGAACCTCGGCAGGCTAATGCTTGATCTACGTGAAAAAAATGGACAGGGTGCAGTAGCAGAACTAATCAAGGATCAAATTATCAATTCAAAATCTGACGTTGTTATAATAGACGGAGTTCGCTCTAATGCGGAAATCGAAGTCTTGAAAAAAATTGCAACAGTCAAATTATTGGCAATTCATGCATCAACTAACACCCGCTTTAATTTTCTAACCGTACGGGCAAGATCCGATGATCCTCATGATAGAACAATGTTTGACGAACGTGACAGCAGGGAAATCGGTGTTGGTATCAGTGCGTCAATTGCACTTGCAGACGAGACCATATCAAATAACAACCTTACAGTTTCTGAGCTTATCGATACTGCATATGATCTCATTCAAAAATGGTTAAAGTAA
- the thpR gene encoding RNA 2',3'-cyclic phosphodiesterase, with amino-acid sequence MRTFVAVEITDQNILNLIKNLQSDLRIDAKPVESQNMHFTLLFLGEISDDMAQRVQNELKTIQFDSFDISFEGVGAFPKPKFPRVVWIGVKDGAEELVELAKTVEKKLAPLGFKSDKEFKPHITVLRIKNKIGDITDELVKYSNEKFGSQKISEIKFKKSILTPSGPIYSDLQEIKASR; translated from the coding sequence ATGCGTACCTTTGTCGCAGTAGAGATAACAGATCAAAATATTTTAAATTTGATAAAGAATCTGCAATCCGATCTTAGAATAGATGCAAAGCCAGTAGAGTCGCAAAACATGCACTTTACATTATTGTTTCTTGGTGAAATATCAGATGACATGGCACAAAGAGTACAAAACGAACTAAAAACCATCCAGTTCGATTCGTTCGATATTAGTTTTGAGGGAGTAGGAGCGTTTCCAAAGCCAAAATTCCCAAGAGTTGTGTGGATTGGAGTAAAAGATGGTGCAGAGGAGCTCGTAGAACTTGCAAAAACCGTAGAAAAAAAACTAGCTCCTCTTGGATTTAAAAGTGATAAAGAGTTCAAACCACACATTACAGTATTAAGAATTAAAAATAAAATTGGCGACATTACAGACGAATTGGTAAAATATTCCAATGAAAAATTTGGCTCACAGAAAATTTCAGAAATTAAATTCAAAAAAAGCATTCTTACGCCAAGCGGTCCAATCTATTCTGATTTACAGGAGATAAAGGCGTCAAGATGA
- the cca gene encoding CCA tRNA nucleotidyltransferase, with product MKILKQVEKIVIPNAKLQEHKKSIVDNVLDLVQKQITKYPQVTGIEVGGSYAKGTWLPEKADIDVFIKFQTSVSEKDFANLGKKIGFDALKNFKPYIRYAEHPFVEAKIKDTKVNLVPCYDVEEGKWKSSADRSTFHTKFMKKSLSESMKNEVRVLKRFLMNNDIYGAEIARQGFSGYVAEVLVLNFGSFLGVLKAISEIKQSQVIGNATKEFDTPIVIMDPIDGKRNLAAAIATDNIGNFVFVSRAFLKNPSIKFFMPRKIQKTLKSVTKNTLVLTFRYRQRSPDIIWGQVKRAANSIATQIGQAGFVVLKKSALVEENTSSAALLFLLQTTKLDESYLRVGPDFFSADFSAKFIIANKKKSIMMWVNDDGKVCSLQKRPQSDALLLVKNLLKKNIEKSGISAGLKEDISRFNLVLGDKITSKSIKEAIAKLVSTDETVFSSS from the coding sequence ATGAAAATTCTAAAGCAGGTAGAAAAAATCGTCATTCCTAATGCCAAGCTGCAAGAACACAAAAAATCAATTGTAGATAATGTGCTAGATCTTGTACAGAAACAAATTACAAAATATCCCCAAGTGACTGGAATTGAAGTAGGAGGATCTTATGCAAAAGGAACTTGGCTGCCGGAAAAAGCAGATATTGACGTTTTCATTAAATTCCAAACCAGTGTATCTGAGAAGGATTTTGCGAATCTTGGAAAGAAAATAGGTTTTGATGCGCTAAAAAACTTCAAGCCATACATCAGATATGCAGAACATCCATTCGTTGAGGCAAAAATCAAGGACACCAAGGTGAATCTAGTGCCTTGTTACGACGTGGAGGAAGGAAAATGGAAGAGTTCTGCTGACAGGTCCACTTTTCACACAAAATTCATGAAAAAATCACTCTCAGAATCCATGAAAAACGAAGTAAGAGTGCTCAAAAGGTTTCTTATGAATAACGACATTTACGGTGCAGAGATTGCAAGGCAGGGCTTTAGTGGATATGTAGCAGAGGTACTGGTACTGAATTTCGGAAGCTTTCTTGGAGTACTCAAGGCAATATCAGAGATAAAACAAAGTCAAGTCATCGGAAACGCGACAAAAGAGTTTGATACTCCAATAGTAATTATGGATCCTATCGACGGAAAGAGAAATCTTGCTGCTGCCATTGCAACTGACAACATTGGAAACTTTGTGTTTGTATCAAGAGCATTTCTAAAAAATCCTTCAATCAAGTTTTTCATGCCAAGGAAAATTCAAAAAACACTAAAAAGCGTAACCAAAAACACACTAGTTCTGACATTCAGATACAGACAGCGAAGTCCCGACATAATTTGGGGCCAAGTAAAGAGGGCCGCAAATTCAATCGCCACGCAAATAGGACAGGCCGGCTTTGTTGTGTTGAAGAAGTCTGCTCTAGTGGAGGAGAACACTTCAAGCGCCGCATTGCTGTTCTTGTTGCAAACAACCAAACTGGATGAAAGCTATCTTAGGGTTGGGCCAGATTTCTTTAGTGCTGATTTTTCTGCAAAATTCATCATAGCTAATAAGAAGAAGAGCATAATGATGTGGGTAAACGATGACGGCAAGGTGTGTTCCCTTCAGAAAAGGCCACAGTCAGACGCATTACTATTGGTGAAAAATTTACTGAAAAAGAATATTGAAAAATCCGGCATATCAGCAGGACTAAAAGAAGACATATCGCGTTTCAATCTTGTATTGGGCGATAAAATAACAAGCAAATCCATTAAAGAGGCAATTGCAAAACTTGTCTCAACTGATGAAACCGTCTTTTCTTCCAGTTGA